From the Microtus ochrogaster isolate Prairie Vole_2 chromosome 8, MicOch1.0, whole genome shotgun sequence genome, the window NNNNNNNNNNNNNNNNNNNNNNNNNNNNNNNNNNNNNNNNNNNNNNNNNNNNNNNNNNNNNNNNNNNNNNNNNNNNNNNNNNNNNNNNNNNNNNttagcttctttaggatatcaaaataaagactcactgacctttatttgtggctagaaaccaactatgagtgagtacatcccatgttcatcttttttgggtctgggttacctcactcaggatagtattttctatttccatccatttgcatgcaaaatttgagaggGACATGGCTCTTTGATAGAATGTTcacctagcatgtatgaagccacagtattatataaataatacgTGGTGGCATACTTCTGGAACCCAGACTTCATTAGCTCCATGCTGCTACCCATTAAACCTGTTAGTGTTGTAGAACTCAGAACTGGGATCCgaagaattattttcaaagtaatGTTCTATCTTTGCTGAATTTATCTAGTGGCCCATATTCTCACCAACCCCTTATATTCATGAATGCCCACAGTGGAAAGCTCCCCTCTTGCccctttatctatttattcatgcACTGAGGTTTGtgggacagtgtctcactgtatcCAGGATTAacctgtagcacgaataataaaaacccagagacaggtattgTGGTCCAAgctgaagatgagaaaagcaaagcagccattcactagagagaccttttacctctaccagatCTTCAGACCGAGTGTGCGAGATCCCAACTCTGAaccctcagactccacactccactaagtcctgtctcttcccctttatattcctctctctgcccagccataacGTTCCTAtctccatcttcccagtgctgggattaaaggtgtgtgactcccaagccccgggattcaaggtgtgagccaccaccacctggatctgtttctggatggatcttgtgtagcccagggtagtcttgcactcacagagatctgtctgcctctgtctctcaaatcctgggattaaaggtatgtgccaccacttcctggattaaaggtatgtgccaccacttcctggattaaaggtgtgtgccaccacttcccggattaaaggtgtgtgccaccacttcctggcctctagctttgcattctgatcttcaggcaagcggtatttataaaaatacaaataaaatatcctaACActaacctggaattcactctgttccccaggctagccttaaacttgtggCAATCTTTTTGCCTTCTGAATCCTcttagggtcttactatgtagacctgttggccttgaactcactatgtagaccaggctagccaagtctctctagttctggattacaggtgtgcaccaccgtggcTCACTTAGGgtttccccttttgtttttgatttcttgagATAGGTTCTTtttctgtagccctggaactcacagacagctacccgcctctgcctttgcctcctgagtgctgccattAAAGCTGTCACCGGCCATGTCAGGACGGGGGTTGTCCTTTTTTGAGCACAGATAGAGTTCACACTACTGGGAATGTGTGAGCTTCCTAAGGAAAGAGTCTCAATTTTGAGAGATCTAAGTTAGAAACAGCCAGGCTTGGGAGTAAAATTAATAGGATCTGGGCTAGGGCAACAGGGTGAAGTCCATGGCAAACTTTAGAAGTTAAGTGGgttccagaaagaagaaaggataacATTCCCGCCACAAACAGCAAGTGGCTTCACGTAGATGGAAGACGGTGACATCTGGGGCAAGAAAGCACTTTTCCAAGGCAAGGAGAAGAGAGCTGGAGAGTGGGTTTTGGTAAGTTGGAATATCTGAGCCTTACCGTAGCCTCTGAGCTCCTATTGGGAAAATCTCAGGGGCTATCCTTGGAAAGAGTCGGTACAGGCATAATTTTGTCCTATTTGTTTTAATAACATGTAAACAAAAGCCTCTAGCACTTGTCTTTCTTGTTCTCCCATTTTCCAGATTAATGTTCAAGAGCAGCAGATAGAgcgaggcagtggtggcaaaccccgctttagtcccagcactccagaggcagagacagtcagatctctgtgagtccagtctggtctacatagtgcgttccaggacagccagaactatgtagagagatcatgtctcaaatttttaaaaaaaaaattattaaaaaaatccagaagtAAGATTCACACAATTGTATTAGAATTAAGATGTGAACACGGTCTCAGTCATATCCTTTTATTAAGCTATTTGCACATTTGCGTGGGGCTTGGTGATAAGGGAGTTCCCCCCCCCGCCACAACACCCCACCAGAGAGAAAGGTGGGCTTCAGCAAGTGCTGCAATGGCTAGGGTAGACATCCCAGTGTAGGCTGATGGCATCGAGGGCCGCGCCGGATCGGCCACTAATGAAGCGGAGGACAGTGTTGGGGTGCAAGGGAACGGCATTGAAACTTATGCCCGAGTCTTCTCCAAAAGTCAGCTTGCGGCCTTTGTCTGTCACGATGATCAGCTGCTTCACGAAAAACCTATATTTGCCAGACACCTGGATCACGGATTCCCCGGGGTGCAGAAAGATCTCCTCCAGGTCTCCCAGCTTGCCACCCACGTATTCGCTCCACACTGTGCCATAGCGAACTTGGATACTGGGGGCAGGGGcgagaaggaagaaggaacacaTTGGTTATCACAATCAAGACTGGGATGGATGGTAGGGTGGCTCAGCTTGTAAAGCTGCCTGCTGCTAAGCCTAACAACCTAAGTTCAACCCCTAggtccacatggtggagggagagaacccaTTCCCAGAAGAttccttctggcttccacatgtacaaGGGGACACTTGAGCaatttcatacataaaataaatgtattatatattttacatatatcttttataatatttaatatattgcatataatatcttttatatatatagatatagatcaAGTTTATTTAATCTATAtgttgtatcttttttttcttttttttttttcgagacagggtttctccgtagcttttggttcctgtcctggaactagctcttgtagaccaggctggcctcgaactcgcagagatctgcctgcctctgcctcccgagtgctgggattaaaggcgtgcgccaccactgcccagtgtatATGTTGTATCTTGAACTGGTGACATGTTCTACAAGACACAAAGACTGTGTGAGCCCTAGGAGATCATGCAGAGAATCTCAGCTTCTCATTTTGCTAGCAAATCGGCTCGTGGAACTAAGGTAAGTTTCTCAGAGTCACTCAGACAGCGAGTCTGAgctcacccccaacacacactttaAAGAAGCCTGAGAATTTCAGACACTGGAGAGTGTCCCAGGCGAATCAGCACCGCGTCACAGTTCAGAACTTGGACTAAAAGGAAATGCATTTGTCCCTGCAGGTGATGGAAAGTCCCAGCTAGAGGAAGGAATGGCACTATCCCAGGACAGACAACAAGCAAAGATTAGGTTGCCTGAAAGAAACATTGAAAAGAGGTTTAGATCTCAGGTTTAGATCCAGCCCAGGTAATGTGAGGCCCCTGAGGGTCCAGGGTTGTGACTTGCCAAGATCATGTGCACTAGGGGACTAAATAGCACATTCTGGTCTTGGACTTGGGGTCCACAACACTTCACTGTGACTTACCCATTTAAACAGGTGTGATCCAGAGTGAATGAGACTTTCCTAACCTAGTAAGGGCCTAgtaaaatcccacatcacagaaagAAGAAGACGCTCACCCAGTGATGTAAAGTGAGTTGGATCGGACACGGATGGCGGTGATGGGACCGTCCAGCTGGTTGCCAGAATGGGAGAACCGTTTTCCTCCTTTGCCTCCATATTCCCCACTGTAGGAGGAGGACCTGGACTGAACTAGAGAAAGAAAGGCTTGGAGGGACAAATACTCTGGGAGCTACCCTCATTTCCTCTGCCACCCCAAGCCAGTGTCTGACAGCCCTGCTGAGTGGCAGCTCACAGGCTGTCTTCTCGTGGTCCCATGGCCAGTTCTGGGGCATTTCACTTACTGGCATTGCCGGAGGCCGAGGCACAAAGAAGGGCTAAGAGAATGATGGCCAACATTCTGAGGCTGcagtgggaagaagaggggaaaggagggctcattcctttctttccaaCTTCATTTGCCCAGGCATCCCTTGCCTGGAATACAGACCTGTGTTGTTCTGATGCTTCACCTCAGACCTAGCCCCAAGCCTAGGGAAAACGGCCGATGGACAGCCCCGTTCCTTCCGGATCTTTTCTAAGCCCCTAATCCCTCTGGTTCTCCCTGCTCTG encodes:
- the Zg16 gene encoding zymogen granule membrane protein 16 — translated: MLAIILLALLCASASGNAIQSRSSSYSGEYGGKGGKRFSHSGNQLDGPITAIRVRSNSLYITGIQVRYGTVWSEYVGGKLGDLEEIFLHPGESVIQVSGKYRFFVKQLIIVTDKGRKLTFGEDSGISFNAVPLHPNTVLRFISGRSGAALDAISLHWDVYPSHCSTC